The Erigeron canadensis isolate Cc75 chromosome 1, C_canadensis_v1, whole genome shotgun sequence genome segment aatattttgattttcagtaccgaaacttaaaaaatttggactctataaattttaacttttagatatcttattttattttttgttgatgatttatttattcatgtTGTGTCGGTAGATAAAAAAAGCGGTAGTTCCCGAGGATTTGTAGATTCGGATGTCTAAATTTTCAGATTATGGATTTCAttatccgaatctgaatccaaAAAGTTGAATATCTGATGTTCGAATATTTAAGACTTCAGATTTTTGGGTTTAGAGTAAAATCAGATCGAATTATGGGTTCAGATAAAGATAGTTTTGAACTACCTAGTGGTCCCTTCATGTATGAAAAATTAACGAAATTCGCGATTAAAAAATgttaagaaaaagttttaattttatgttttgaaaagATGAATaccttttattgataaaaagaagCTGAATaccataaatttaaaaattaacaaacttggatactttttattgataaaaaaaagttaaataccttaaatttaaaaactagCAAACTTGAATACCTTTTTGTGCAATTTAcccttaaataaattaaataaaaatagaaatgtgtttcaaaaatattttagttaCAAGCCCCATAAAATACGTTTTAGTTGGTTTCTTTCCCcacaataaaacttttttttttttcaaaccaCCGAAAAGATTTTAGTTACAAGCCGAAGGACTTTTCTACCATCAATGGAAGGCAAATAAAATAGTACTAGTAGCATTGTAAATCCAGAGAATGGAGGCACTAGTGGCATCGTACGGAGACACTTCCTCCGATTCCGAATCAGATTCCACGCCACCAGTTACCGCCGCCGACCCATCACCACCGCCAGTCACTCTTCCACCGCCGCCAATCGACCTTCTCAACCCACCAAATTCACTAGGTAACATTAACCCTATTACACATATAAAACCCTCATCtaaaatttatttactttttatcataattaaaatattataatgttaatttcaggaaattttgattttttggagAGAAATACAGAAAATAGAATTCGAAGCTTTCCTCATATTGATGGCAACTATGCTTTACATGTTTATATCCCAGGtttccttttcattttcatatcatttttctcattttaaattaaaataatttgtaCATTTTACTAGTTTCAAATTTAGGTTGCTAGTTAAGAGTCATTTTTTAGTATCTGGAGACAATTGTGTCGTGTTCGGGCTGACCCGTTTTGGATTGGTGTGTTGAATACAACTTACGTAGTTGATAGTGTCAAAAAGTTGAATCCGTAAAGTGGTTAGTCATGCGACCCGTTTGACGACCCATATTAGATAAAAATGTACATCACAAAAAACTAGTATAAGTTAGGGGTCTTGATATTTTGAATGcatacgatatatatatatatatatagtatggcAAAAAGCCATGAAGTGTAGAGGATCGTATAAAAGTTTCAAGATACACAATAATGTTAAAATTTATGTTATGTTATTTAGCATTTTTATTGGTAGTTTAAAACGGGTTAGAGGGGTTGTAAACGTGTTAGAAAGGCCAACCCAAAGTCCCAAATCCAACCCATATATCAACTGTGTTAGTAGTGTTGATCATTCTATTTTCGTCTCAGGTTTTTGTTGTGTCGCCCGTCATATTAGAATTGTCATCAATACTTTTTAGGGACGTTGGTAGTTTGTACATATTATTTAAACCCTTGTCATGACATGAAAATGTTAGAGAAATCTTAAATGCTGGCGGGGTATGCTGCTGAAATTGCAAAGAGTGAGCCTCTTTAGAGGAAAATAGAACATAGTAGACTTTTGTAGTTCTGATATTCTGATATATATACATCTGTGAAATTCACTTGTAATATTAGTTCCAAGAAGTTTTTTTTGCACATATAGGTGCATACATGTGTATAGATACATCCTCCACTTCTCATGTAGTCATGTTCTTAGGTGCATACGTGTGTATAGATACATCCTCTTGGAGTCTTGGAGCTATGCTGATGTCGTTTTTTGCATGTTTAGCAAATtattgtaatgcaagaatttgTTTTTTAGTCTTTTCTCTACATTTGAGAATGACTGATATATCCTGCTTATACAACAGTCGTTATACCATCCGAAAGAAAGAAGGAGCTGGCCCTGTTTTTGAAGAAAGCCACATCATTTGTACCAGGACTTCATGTTGTAGATATTGATGTTCCACTACATATACTGGTAAAAGACGATGAGAAGCTAGTACAAGCTGCCTTGGGGAGGGAATTTCATATTAGTCTTGGAAGAACGGTTCCGATACGTGTGCATCAGATAGATTCAGTAGTTGCAATGCTTCGTCAGAAGCTTCAGTTTCAAAAACGGTCCGAACATATCCCAAAATACATCAACTCTTTGCTTTTACAGTCTTTTAACCAGAGGTAGCAAGATGGGTGGGTCACACGGGTCGGCTAATGGGTAACTGGTGACTACTTAAAACTAGGTTGAAATAGCCAAACAGGTCAATCTTTGTAAGGGTTCAAAGGATACAGTCTGGTCCAGGTTAGTCTCTGCTGACCTAGCCATTTTCTGCCAGGTTTATAAACTTCTATTAATACCTTTTTGTCAactaaacacaaaaacaaaatgatCAGAATCATAATCTTGATCTATTAATCAAACGGGTTGGGACTTGGGAGTTGTATGCATTAAATTTAATTGACCCACGTGACCAGTCcccatttctttttcttctatttGACCTATTAGTCCCGTTTAAGAGTAATCGCACTCCAAGTTGACTAATTCATAAGCTAAAGTGGCGAAATTGTCACATTAAGTTAAAACGTTTATAAGAATTTTCTCTTATCTTGGAATTAGTTCATTTATAGTTTGTCCAATTTGACTAGTTCATAAGCTAAAGTGGCGAAACTGTCACATTAAGTTAAAACGTTTATAAGAATTTTCTCTTACTTTGGAATTAGTTcatttatagtttttgtatGATGTTGAAAACAGGTATTTGATTAATTTTGATAAGTGGGAGGTCTTTGTCAATGATGATCAGACACGCACGTTTCTTTCAGTTGAGATTACAACCGGTGGCCTAGCTGAGGTATAGGTTTTCCcttcttttttttgtgtgtaatttttttataaaaaaaatactctgAAAACTTACAGCTGTTGTATGAATGTTTAACgtttattgcatttttgtacCAGGTAACGAAACAGATTCAAGGTGTTAATGAGGTTTATAAGTTGCACAATCTTCCTGAATTTTACAAGGTTAGTGTTCATAGAGCATTCAGCAAACACTTTGCAGCTTGTCCGCCCTTTAAGTTTTTAGTAAATATCTAACGCGTTTGATTATGGATTAGTAGTAGGCTTTGTGCTATATTTAACTTACTTGACTTGTTCCCTCATAGCTATCATCaaattatatctatttttatgAGTTGGCCCATTTGACCTGTCTGAGATAAAACACACTCCAAATCCACCTAATGATTAGTAAATTGATTGAAATTGCCAGCTCTAAGAGAGACTTATGGTTTGATTCTTGCTGAATCCTCTCCCAGCTTCTTTCTTACTTCCTATATGGTATATCACAAAGAAGAGATACACCCTGGTACCTGGGGGTGTTTAGATTTCACGGGATTCGGAATTGAATTTCTTGATTGAATTAAAAAAAGGATTTTAAATCATTACAATCCCATGAAATTCCTTGTTTGAGATTTTGAAATCCTTGGGGGTTAAAAGGTTTTAAATTATTGTGAACAAAATGGTTTTCTTTGACCATTTATGACATAATTATAACTTCCTATTCGTTATcgcaaaatatatattgttacttGGTTTCTGGAAAAGATTAACCGGTTTAAACACCACAGAATACTTAATTTTACCTCATTGCTCTATGATTTTGTTCCTCGTATTACATCGGtgtttcttatttaaatttgaTGGAAAAAGCGAATGATCTACGAGCCAAAAAAATTACAAAGAGAAGATTAGAGAACAATTTTGTCATCTTCAAGTTTCTTAAAGAAAATGCCAACAAATAGTTTCAAATCCGAGTAATTCATACCCCTTGGAATTTAAAATCTCATGGGATTTCAAATCCTTATATTTGAAAtccatgaaccaaacacccTTTAGGACTTTAACGTAAGATAAACTTATCCTCTTCTTGCAATTTCACATTCTTTGGATTTTGAGGAACTGGCATCAAATTTAGCATGAATATTTTACATGATTCGTTAAGAAAGAATGTTTTGTAACAGGATCCTCGACCTCATATATCTATAGCTTGGGCTGTTGGTGATATCAGTCAATCTCTACAGAGAGCAGTCGAAGGAGAAATGAGGAAATACAATCTTGGAGGATCATCATCGAGGTCTATGTTTACCTGCAAATTCGGTAATATTGTTTGTAAAGTAGGTAATAAAACCTATAATATATGCGGATCTCAAGGACAATGAACATTTAACTTTTAATGCACCAAAACCTTGAGAACCAAATGTAATGTGGTTATGTTTACTTTCTTTTCCACCtgggcttttttttttcttcgttCCAGTAACATTACGATGCAAATCGTAGCATATCGTGATAGTTAAATCTACTTGTCTTTGATTTTGGTCCATATATAATTGGTAATTATAATTTTCTTTGATCCTACTCCAACAGTAACATACTAACATCTTTATTCTTATGTGAACAAGGAGGTCAAatttttattgcttttatattttgtatttgacTTATCGTCACAACCCTTTTGTTGCTCACCTACCATTGATTCATCAACGACCTCCGTGTGTTGCTAGACCGTTGCGCTTTGGCTCTTATTGCAACCAAATTTCTGGGGTCTACGTACAGTCATCTGCTTTTAATGCAATATGTTTTGGGCCTAGATCTCTACCTAATCTCACAAGTTTCTTCTTTTCTTACCTCCCAAAATTACAAATCAACTTATCTCACGAAATGTTATTTTTGCTCTATATTAAGggcacaatttttttttttcctaatataATTGCCAGGTTGGGAGAGTAAACATGTATGAAAAACCTTGTTGAACTTGTTTGGCACGAGGCTATTATTAACCCTTGTTCATTGCACTGTTGGAGCCACACGAATAACCCTTTTGACTGCAATATCCAGTCACAAAGAAACTCAAACAAGAAACCCTTTACTGTTGTCTTTTCCTAGCTTGCAGAAAAAGATCCCTGCCTACTTCCGTAGCAGTTGAATTCTTAAATGCACTCTAACTTCAAATGAAGCAACAAGGAATCCTTTAGAAAACTACAATTACGGCCATAAATGAATTGGGATGAATAGCTCATAAATCGTTTGACAGGAAgttctttcattttgtttgtctaGTTGAACGAATGAACGTGAACAAAAAAATCGTTTCATCTAGTTAAATGAAGGATTaaacataaatgaaaataaacatGACATGTGTATAAAACATTGTATGCTCGTGtatgtttgtgtttttatagTCATACATTTACCTCTAAAGGGTGAGTGAAAGAAATTATTTTCTTAAGAAACACATATCGTCCCATTCCCGTTCATTTTAATGTTCGTGTTCGTTTATTTGTTTGTATAAACTTAAACGAAAAAACACGAGCACAAATTCGCTTTCCTTCAAGTGTTCGTATTCGTTCTTTTTGTTCGACTAAacttaaatgaacgaacatgaacaagctATGTTTCATGTTCGTTTGGTTTGTTTAGAGTCCTAACCATATACCTTGTTCTTGCTATGATTTACTGGGAAACAAGAACCTCACAAATAACCCTTGAGCTGATGGAACTCAGCTGCTGCAAGTGTACACTCgaaaaaacaagtaaaacatgaaAGAAAGAAGGATTTGCAGAATATTAAACCCTCTATTAACAACCAAATAATCGTTTTCTGAATCTACAGATCGGGTTTAATTTTAACCcctctatacatatatatatttatagttgGGAAACTTCTCTAATCTTTAGCTCAGCGACGAAGTGCATACGGTGACAATATCAGGCGTCACAAAATCCTCTTTTACTTGGCCAGTATTCTAACCAGCAAGTTATATATCCAAAATTACCATAATAATAgtcattacatatataatagCATTTACACCTACAAATAGAACTTATCATAACCCTTGataattaataaatgtataaCTATACACTGAAAGGTATCAGTATCCGTACTGTACAgaaatatctatatacataatacacTCAATGTATTGCCTTATTCATGCTCTTCCGGTCAGAATACTATATGCATGTACACTAACCTATATATTGTTTCTCTTATTCTAgctaatgtatatatatatagcaccTGAAGAACGATATATCTACGTATAATTAATCATCCAAATCGTTTGCAGAAccattactcgtattattttaaCATGTATGAATATCAATGCTAATCTAATTTAGCGACATATGTTCTAACTGATCATATCATTGTgatttaatcaatcaatcatatCACTGAATTGAGTGAGCCATCGAGCTAGCTTCATAATTAGATGACTCCGCCTGCTGTTTAGAGCCTGCAGTTAAACAAAAGCTCATGCTGTAATACCGGCATAAACTGGATATTCATATATCATAGAGAATAAATGAAAGTtaactaaattttattttcgCCGTTTTACTAACCTTCTGGTTGATCTATTATATACTGCGACAGATCATATCGTTGAGCGTGATCGCTTGAGCTAAGAACTATTTGGGGCGGTGGCCTGTGCATTCTAAAGCCTACAAGTTACAAACCGCATGAGGAAATTAGAAtcccctatttttttttttttatatatataaaatcaaagtGGTCCTCGCTATAGGTTAAACTAGAATTCCTCCTAGCTAAGTACTTACAGCGGAATATGCGAAGAAGCAAATCTTGAAGCTTGATCCTCATCTTGCCAAGAAGATGATAATATGCATTTCTCCATTGTTCACTAACTAGCAACGGGACAATGATGATCCAAAAACCAACAACCAACCCAACGAGTGTAAATATCACCAGGGTCCAATCTATGCCATTAGAATCATCTTGATTGTCGTCATCAGATCCTTTGGTATCAACATCATTTGGTACACACGCTGGAAGAGGATCGCCACAAAGTGCATTTCCCGTGAAACTAGTCTTATCGAAGGTTTGAAGTTGAGGGCCGGTTGGGATTTTCCCTTCAAGATTGTTGTACGAAACGTTCAACGAATTTAAAGAAGTTAACCTTGACAAGCTCAAAGGAAACTTTCCTTCAAGATGGTTCTCAGACAGATCCAAAGATTCAAGCTTTGTCATTTTGCTGAATGTGTTGGGAATACTTCCTGTTAAATCATTTTGTGACAAATTTAGGTACCTTAAGCCAGAAAGTGCGACAAGTTCATTAGGAATAGACCCGGAAAAATTGTTATGTGAAAGGTCTATTGTCGTCACTAGATAAAGAATATTTCTATATGTTGAAACTCGACCCTTTGTCACCAACGATGCAGTCCCCAGAACTTGATTTTGGAAAAGCGAATCATAAAGCAGAAATGGACTTGAGATCTCTTCACTTCCAGAAATGACACTGAAGTTTGTAAAACATGTCGGTAGGTCCCCAGAAAGATCATTATGAGAAAGATCCATGATCTGAATAGAACTGAGACGACATATTTCATTTGGTATTTTACCCTCTAGCTTGTTTGAACTAAGACTTAGAAGCTTTAGACTTGTATTGTCTCTCCCTATTGATCCCGGTATTCTTCCATTAAGCTCGTTTTCTGCAAGCTCAATTATTATTAAGGTCTTGGAATTCATTAAAGACACCGGTAAGTTCCCAAATAGCTTGTTGCCGCGCATATCCAATGCTAACAAAGAAGGAAGATTTCCTATCGAGGGTGGAATTATACCAGAAAATTTGTTTTTCTCTAGGTTCAAGAAAACTAGAGACTCCCAATTCATCCAACAATCTGGAATACCTCCTGACATGTTATTGTTTGCTAAATTAAGAACACTTAATTGTCTCGGTTCTTGGATGCCAGAACACAAGAACTGATTTAGCGATCCTGAAAGAGAATTGTTCGAAATATCTAGGAAACTCAAGTCGGGTTTATTGAAAAACCCAGGTAATACACCAAGTATTTGATTGTCACTCAGATCTAGTACTCCTCCGGGTGTAAGAAAACTAACATCTCCCAACTTTCCTTGAATGTTATTGTGGGATATATTCAAGTATCTTACACTACTCGATAATTGTAACCAATTCCAATCAGGAATGATGTCAGATATGTTTGAGCTGGATAAGTCTAACTCAGTTAGGTCTGTTTGTGTTTTAATCCACGATGGAAACCGAAGGCCTAGACTGCAAGAACCTACTCTTAAAACATCAAGATGGAATGGCGGATTCCAGTTAGCATTTAGCTTAAAGACTAACTTATTGTCCCCAATCCACAAAGTTTTCAAGGCTGTTAGATTGAAGAAGTGTTTTTCAGTTAAAACACCCTCTAATGAATTGTGATGAAGAGCTAAAAATTCCAGGTTCCCCAGTCGTCCAACACTTTCGGGAAGACTTGCATTTAAATTATTGGATGAAAGATCCACGAAAGTCAAAGACGATAAATCACCAATTGTATATGGGATTG includes the following:
- the LOC122584752 gene encoding U6 snRNA phosphodiesterase yields the protein MEALVASYGDTSSDSESDSTPPVTAADPSPPPVTLPPPPIDLLNPPNSLGNFDFLERNTENRIRSFPHIDGNYALHVYIPVVIPSERKKELALFLKKATSFVPGLHVVDIDVPLHILVKDDEKLVQAALGREFHISLGRTVPIRVHQIDSVVAMLRQKLQFQKRYLINFDKWEVFVNDDQTRTFLSVEITTGGLAEVTKQIQGVNEVYKLHNLPEFYKDPRPHISIAWAVGDISQSLQRAVEGEMRKYNLGGSSSRSMFTCKFGNIVCKVGNKTYNICGSQGQ
- the LOC122584829 gene encoding receptor-like protein EIX2, encoding MTKLESLDLSENHLEGKFPLSLSRLTSLNSLNVSYNNLEGKIPTGPQLQTFDKTSFTGNALCGDPLPACVPNDVDTKGSDDDNQDDSNGIDWTLVIFTLVGLVVGFWIIIVPLLVSEQWRNAYYHLLGKMRIKLQDLLLRIFRCFRMHRPPPQIVLSSSDHAQRYDLSQYIIDQPEGSKQQAESSNYEASSMAHSIQ